From Rana temporaria chromosome 5, aRanTem1.1, whole genome shotgun sequence:
CTCCTTATAGACTCCTCTTCTGATGCTCCACCCTCTGCCCCTCCTTATAGACTCCTCTTCTGATGCTACACCCTCTGCCCCTCCTTACAGACTCCTCTTCTGATGCTCCACCCTCTGCCCCTCCTTATTGACTCCTCTTCTGATGCTCCACCCTCTGCCCCTTCTTATAGACTCCTCTTCTGATGCTCCACCCTCTGCCCCTCCTTATAGACTCCTCTTCTGATGCTCCACCCTCTGCCCCTCCTTATAGACTCCTCTTCTGATGCTCCACCCTCTGCCCCTCCTTATAGACTCCTCTTCTGATGCTTCACCTTCTGCCCCTCCTTATAGACTTCACTTCTGATGCTCCACCCTCTGCCCCTCCTTATAGACTCCTCTTCTGATGCTCCACCTTCTGCCCTTCCATAGACTTCACTACTGATGCTCCACCCTCTGACTTCTCTCCAattttttggggttctgctgttgcCCCCGGATTGTGAGATTTTATCTTTGGCCACATTTTCTTCCTTCAGCTGACCCTATGACTTGTGAACACCTCATTCTTCTCTTGATCTAAGTATGGTGGGTACAACGCATCACCGCGGCCTCCCATATTTAGATCAGGTAAGCCGACCATGACGTGCACAAGGCATGCGTTCTGCCGAGCGCCACTTGGGCCCCTGGACCTTCCTGACCTACAAATGTGGATGAGCGGCAGATATCCAAAGACTGAAATAAGCTTCTCATTTCCTGCTCTATGTGAGATTGAATGAGTTCCCTGATCGAAAGTTTCGTAGAGCAGCTCCCAGACACATCACACTCCCCCcacttttttggtcttttttattttgttttctctgAATTAAGTGTTCAGTAAAAATGGTGACATTGTTGTGTCCATAGACGTGTCATGTTCTGTACAGTTCAGGTTCGTCTTTCCTGTCCTTCGTATGATAAAGTAATGTGATTATCAGCGAAATCGGTATTGGTGGGAGGACCGTCCATCCCCGGAGGAGACACAAATGTTATAGATTGAGTATTCTAGAATGATCTTGTCAAGGTCATGACAGTCGATACGGGTCAGGCAAATTAGGCCGGTCGcggggcccctgtgagtgcgaggcctaaggcgactgcctaattagagagccaccTCTGGTCGATAGTCCCAATCATCTGTGGTAGTCCTTCCTATAGTCCATTCATCACGGGCTTCCATATACCAAAAAGTTGACAAAGTTGTCCTGGAATTGTTCTCTGTCTACCATGAAATGGGTTTGCCCAGCTCCACCCACTTTTCAGTTTTTAGCTCCACCCACTTTCCTGTTTTTCTGCTCATCATTATTACGGTCTTGATCCCTCCATCTGTTGTGTCCTGATGGTGAAGCGATTAACGTGAACAGGGATGGGCACCACAATTTTCGGGTTGCGGACTGGTTCTCCTGCGCGGCTATTGACATTCCCAGCTTTGATGCGTTTCCATTTGGCTCTGCGATTCTGGAACCAGATTTTGACTTGTACCTCGCTGAGCTTCAAGGTGTGGGCGATCTGAGACCTCTCAGTCAGGGAGAGGTACTTCTTACAATGGAACTCCTTCTCCAGCTCCAGGAGCTGCTCGCTGGTGAAGGCGGTTCTGCGCCGGCGACTTTTCCCCGCTGTCCCGGCTCTGTCTTTGCCGAGGTCCTGCACACTGTTCTTCCCTTTACCTCGGGGTCTTGTTGGGCCGTTTCCATGATCCTGAAGATTTTCATCTCCACAGCTGTCTCCAGAAGTCTCGTCTTCTTCGTGGTCGCTACAGGCAGACTCCGACAACTGTCCCGCCGTCTTCTCCTCATCAGAGCTGCACAACTTCCCATCTCCTGGAACGACAGAACATGGCGGGAATTAGAAGGCTCAAAAAGCGCTCTCTGCAAAGTGACTTCACCCACCGCCCACCGTGACCACACTATGAACTGGGTGGAGCACCACGTTTCTCTACTACTCCATGTATCTATAactttaccaattcttagatgtgatgactgCCTTCGTTTTCCTTTTCTCCAGGCTTatttcctgccagtaacacacttcctctacctttatgcatacctcccaactttgaaCTTCTGAATGAGGGACACTTGAGGTAAGGGAAGACCTGGCAGGAGGACCTGTACGTGTGATAGGAGGGAGGACTGGAAGTGTGACCAGGCAGGGGGACCTGGAAGTGTGATCAGGCAGGGGGACCTGTACGTGTGATAGGAGGGAGGACTGGAAGTGTGACCAGGCAGGGGGACCTGGAAGTGTGATAGGAGGCAGGAGGACCTGGAAGTGTGATAGGAGGGAGGACCTGGAAGTGTGATCAGGCAGGGGGACCTGCAAGTGTGATAGGAGGGAGGACTGGAAGTGTGATAGGAGGGAGGACCTGGAAGTGTGACCAGGCAGGGGGACCTGGAAGTGTGATAGGAGGGAGGACCTGGAAGTGTGATAGGAGGGAGGACTGGAAGTGTGATAGGAGGGAGGACCTGGAAGTGTAATAAGGCAGGGGGACCTGGAAGTGTGATAGGAGGGAGGACCTGGAAGTGTGATAGGAGGGAGGACTGGAAGTGTGATAGGAGGGAGGACCTGGAATTGTGATCGGAGGGAGGACTGGAAGTGTGATAGGAGGGAGGACCTGGAAGTGTAATAAGGCAGGGGGACCTGGAAGTGTGATAGGAGGGAGGACCTGGAAGTGTGATAGGAGGGAGGACTGGAAGTGTGATAGGAGGGAGGACCTGGAAGTGTGATAGGAGGGAGGACTGGAAGTTTGATAGGAGGGAGGACCTGGAAGTGTAATAAGGCAGGGGGACCTGGAAGTGTGATAGGAGGGAGGACCTGGAAGTGTGACCAGGCAGGGGGACCTGGAAGTGTGATAGGAGGGAGGACCTGGAAGTGTGATAGGAGGGAGGACTGGAAGTGTGATAGGAGGGAGGACCTGGAAGTGTAATAAGGCAGGGGGACCTGGAAGTGTGATAGGAGGGAGGACCTGGAAGTGTGATAGGAGGGAGGACTGGAAGTGTGATAGGAGGGAGGACCTGGAAGTGTGATAGGAGGGAGGACTGGAAGTTTGATAGGAGGGAGGACCTGGACGTGTGATAGGAGGAGGACCTGGAAGTGTGATCAGGCAGGGGGACCTGGAAGTGTGATAGGAGGAGGACCTGGAAGTGTGATCAGGCAGGGGGACCTGGAAGTGTGATATGAGGGAGGACCTGGAGGTGTGATAGTATGGAGGACTGGAAGTGTGATCAGGCAGGGGGACCTGGAAGTGTGATCAGTCAGGGGGACCTGTAAGTTTGATAGGAGGGAGGACTGGAAGTATAATAAGGCAGGGGGACCTGGAAGTTTGATAAGAGGGGGGACCTGAAAGTGTGATCAGGCAGGGGGACCTGGAAGTGTGATAGGAGGGAGGACTGGAAGTGTGATAGTATGGAGGACCTGGAAGTGTGATCAGGCAGGGAGACCTGGAAGTGTGATCAGGCAGGGAGACCTGGAAGTGTGATCAGGCAGGGGGACCTGGAAGTGTGATCAGGCAGGGGGGACCTGGAAGTGTGATCAGGCAGGGGGGACCTGGAAGTGTAATAAGGCAGGGGGGACTGGAAGTTTGATAAGAGGGGGGACCTGAAAGTGTGATCAGGCAGGGGGACCTGGAAGTGTGATCAGGCAGGGGGGACCTAGAAGTGTGATCAGGCAGGGGGGACCTGGAAGTGTGATAGAAGAGGGGGACCTGGAAGTGTGATAGGAGGGGGGACCTGGAAGTGTGATCAGGCAGGGGGACCTGAAAGTGTGATCAGGCAGGGGGGACCTGAAAGTGTGATCAGGCAGGGGGGACCTGGAAGTGTGATAGAAGAGGGGGACCTGGAAGTGTGATCAGGCAGGGGGGACCTGGAAGTGTGATCAGGCAGGGGGGACCTGGAAGTGTGATCAGGCAGGAGGACCTGGAAGTGTGATCAGGCAGGGGGACCTGGAAGTGTGATCAGGCAGGGGGACCTGGAAGTGTGATTGGGCAAGTGGACCTGGGAAATGTGAAAGGAGGGGGGCGTCTGGGCAATTTGACACCTAACTACCACCTGTTAATTTTCCCAGTAGAGTGGCCCCTGGGACAGGATTGGGGTGACTGGTCAGTGTGACAGCAGAATGACCTCTGTGCACTCGATACTCAGGCGCTGGGCAAGTCCAGTGTTGGGGTTTCGGACTGGAGTCAGGAATCTGACAGTGGCAGAGAATGTACTGTTACCAGACGGCTGCAGCCTGGTGCGGGAGCAGTCCTCCTACATCACCGGGCGGATGCAGCCTGGTGCGGGAGCAGTCCTCCTACATCACCGGGCGGCTGCAGCCTGGTGCGGGAGCAGTCCTCCTACATCACCGGGCGGCTGCAGCCTGGTGCGGGAGCAGTCCTCCTACATCACCGGGCGGGCGCAGCCTGGTGCGGGGAGCAGTCCTCCTACATCACCGGAGGGGTGCAGCCTGGTGCGGGGAGCAGTCCTCCTACATCACCGGAGGGGCGCAGCCTGGTGCGGGAGCAGTCCTCCTACATCACCGAAGGGGTGCAGCCTGGTGCGGGAGCAGTCCTCCTACATCACCGGAGGGGTGCAGCCTGGTGCGGGGAGCAGTCCTCCTACATCACCGGACGGGTGCAGCCTGGTGCGGGAGCAGTTCTCCTACATCACCAGACATGCGCAGCCTGGTGCAGGAGCAGTCCTCCTACATCACCGGAGGGGCACAGCCTGGTGCAGGAGCAGTCCTCCTAGATCACCGGATGGGTGCAGCCTGGTGCGGGAGCAGTCCTCCTAGATCACCAGACGGGCGCAGCCTGGTGCGGGAGCAGTCCTCCTACATCACCGGATGGGTGCAGCCTGGTGCGGGAGCAGTCCTCCTACATCACCGGATGGGTGCAGCCTGTTGCGGGAGCAGTCCTCCTACATCACCGGAGGGGCGCAGCCTGGTGCGGGAGCAGTCCTCCTACATCACCGGAGGGGTGCAGCCTGGTGCGGGGAGCAGTCCTCCTACATCACCGGACGGGTGCAGCCTGGTGCGGGGAGCAGTCCTCCTACATCACCGGAGGGGCACAGCCTGGTGCGGGAGCAGTTCTCCTACATCACCAGACATGCGCAGCCTGGTGCAGGAGCAGTCCTCCTACATCACCGGAGGGGCACAGCCTGGTGCAGGAGCAGTCCTCCTAGATCACCGGATGGGTGCAGCCTGGTGCGGGAGCAGTCCTCCTAGATCACCAGACGGGCGCAGCCTGGTGCGGGAGCAGTCCTCCTACATCACCGGATGGGTGCAGCCTGGTGCGGGAGCAGTCCTCCTACATCACCGGATGGGTGCAGCCTGTTGCGGGAGCAGTCCTCCTACATCACCGGAGGGGCACAGCCTGGTGCGGGAGCAGTCCTCCTACATCACCGGAGGGGTGCAGCCTGGTGCGGGAGCAGTCCTCCTACATCACCGGAGGGGCACAGCCTGGTGCGGGAGCAATCCTTCTACATCACCAAGCGGGTGCAGCCTGGTGCGGGAGCAGTCCTCCTACATCACCGGAGGGGCACAGCCTGGTGCGGGAGCAATCCTTCTACATCACCAAGCGGGTGCAGCCTGGTGCGGGAGCAGTCCTCCTACATCTCCGGAGGGGTGCAGCCTGGTGCGGGAGCAGTCCTTCTACATCACCGGACGGGCGCAGCCTGGTGCGGGAGCAGTCCTCCTACATCACCGGAGGGGCACAGCCTGGTGCGGGAGCAATCCTCCTACAACACCGGACGGCTGCAGCCTGGTGCGGGGAGCAGTCCTCCTACATCACCAGAGGGGCGCAGTCTGGTGCGGGAGCAGTCCTCCTACATCACCAGACGGGCGCAGTCTGGTGCGGGAGCAGTCCTCCTACATCACCGGATGGGTGCAGCCTGGTGCGGGAGCAATCCTCCAACATCACCGGACGGCTGCAGCCTGGTGCGGGGAGCAGTCCTCCTACATCACTGGAGGGGTGCAGTCTGGTGCGGGAGCAGTCCCCCTACATCACCGGATGGGTGCAGCCTGGTGCGGGAGCAATCCTCCAACATCACCGGACGGCTGCAGCCTGGTGCGGGG
This genomic window contains:
- the GBX1 gene encoding homeobox protein GBX-1, translated to MQRPSGVASTFSIDSLIGSPPARPGHVLYTGYPMYMPYRPLVMPPSPLPPLGPVTPFTGRLNNSFCASLGQGLPSMVTISTALPSFRDSPDALYSQDPLDGSPDSEEGLQRTQEKTSDTYTNLPGDGKLCSSDEEKTAGQLSESACSDHEEDETSGDSCGDENLQDHGNGPTRPRGKGKNSVQDLGKDRAGTAGKSRRRRTAFTSEQLLELEKEFHCKKYLSLTERSQIAHTLKLSEVQVKIWFQNRRAKWKRIKAGNVNSRAGEPVRNPKIVVPIPVHVNRFTIRTQQMEGSRP